In a genomic window of Tripterygium wilfordii isolate XIE 37 chromosome 8, ASM1340144v1, whole genome shotgun sequence:
- the LOC120004249 gene encoding probable glycosyltransferase At5g03795 — translation MPSFVIILSVAVAISVIFFYPSLLPRIAFTTTNDQVNNPVQDSGIFEEVFQYPDVFLRNYALMEKGFKIFMYPITADDFLFYNETYIPGDHTTELIFYYSFISSERFHTNDGTKAHMFFIPINWSQIRKTGNYSYAENYVRRIINKYPYWNRSEGVDHFLVTSCDAGAIFSERVPLNNSIKVSCSASNDSRHHKHHHITLPQLRYPFVSPLSGYDIHHRTILIFWACKNSPASESDWVEYFEKFKESKYCICDGASYVTRICITDSIHFGCVPGERKFLEFVFNQLSNYFGAPFCSDLV, via the exons ATGCCGTCTTTCGTCATCATCCTGTCTGTTGCTGTTGCTATCTCTGTGATTTTCTTCTACCCTTCTCTTCTGCCTCGCATTGCCTTCACTACCACTAATGATCAG GTGAACAACCCAGTTCAAGATTCTGGTATTTTTGAGGAAGTCTTCCAGTACCCAGATGTCTTCTTGAGAAATTACGCTCTAATGGAGAAAGGTTTCAAAATCTTCATGTACCCAATAACCGCtgatgattttttgttttacaaTGAGACGTACATTCCCGGGGACCATACTACTGAACTGATCTTCTACTACAGTTTCATTTCATCCGAAAGATTTCATACAAATGATGGCACTAAGGCTCATATGTTTTTCATTCCAATTAATTGGTCCCAAATTCGCAAAACG GGAAATTATTCTTATGCTGAGAATTATGTTCGGCGCATAATTAACAAGTACCCTTACTGGAATCGGAGTGAAGGTGTTGATCACTTTCTTGTGACTTCCTGTGACGCTGGAGCAATATTCTCTGAAAGAGTTCCACTGAATAATTCAATAAAAGTCTCGTGTTCCGCAAGTAACGATTCCAGACACCACAAGCACCACCATATAACCCTCCCCCAGCTTAGATATCCATTTGTTTCTCCTTTGAGTGGTTATGACATACACCACAG GACAATACTCATTTTCTGGGCTTGTAAAAATTCTCCAGCAAGTGAAAGTGATTGGGTCGAATACTTTGAGAAATTCAAAGAATCTAAGTATTGTATTTGTGATGGAGCATCCTATGTCACAAGAATCTGCATAACAGACTCAATCCATTTTGGATGTGTTCCAGGTGAGAGAAAGTTTCTGGAGTTTGTTTTCAATCAACTTAGTAACTACTTTGGTGCACCTTTCTGCAGTGATCTTGTGTGA